In Juglans microcarpa x Juglans regia isolate MS1-56 chromosome 4S, Jm3101_v1.0, whole genome shotgun sequence, a single window of DNA contains:
- the LOC121262235 gene encoding uncharacterized protein LOC121262235, with amino-acid sequence MQPEQRLRRMSSSSSSPSLCESEEEELRCMPLTPTPWKSHKRLSKQLSMCETSRDKEWERRRRQFLRQERKKNGINDYDDLTDEDLHELKGCIELGFGFNEEDGQKLCSTLPALDLYFAVNRQLSMSSVSTPRSREPSSPVASRSSTSESPRSDSDSWKICSPGDDPQQVKTKLRHWAQAVACSVMQSS; translated from the exons ATGCAGCCTGAGCAACGGTTACGAAGAATGTCATCGTCCTCATCGTCCCCATCATTGTGCGAGTCAGAAGAGGAGGAGCTCCGGTGCATGCCATTGACGCCGACACCTTGGAAGAGCCACAAGCGCTTGTCGAAGCAACTTTCCATGTGCGAGACCTCGCGCGACAAAGAATGGGAAAGACGTCGTCGCCAGTTTCTTAGACAAGAGCGAAAAAAGAATGGTATTAATGATTATGATGACCTCACTGATGAGGACTTGCACGAGCTCAAAGGATGCATAGAGCTTGGGTTTGGGTTCAACGAGGAAGATGGTCAGAAACTATGCAGTACTTTGCCTGCCCTCGACCTCTACTTTGCGGTGAATCGACAACTGTCAATGAGTTCAGTCTCAACGCCACGGAGCCGTGAACCATCATCACCGGTGGCTAGCAGATCGTCGACTTCCGAGAGTCCAAGGAGTGACTCGGATTCATGGAAGATCTGCAGTCCAG GGGATGATCCTCAACAAGTTAAGACCAAGTTGAGGCATTGGGCTCAAGCCGTTGCTTGTTCTGTGATGCAGTCTTCTTGA
- the LOC121262234 gene encoding receptor-like protein kinase ANXUR2: MTRTLILHYFSIAMSPITHISLFIFWISFILNALNAWSNDLQPLVLSTGSVNGGIDIYGRKWGPDEKYLDTKDSITTKSTYQDPSLVSDIPYMTGRIFTSEASYKFPVKSDKRYWLRFHFYPSGADNNFNPADSYFSVDANGLTLLKNFSVSITCEALSQAYLVREYSLAPLNSETLTVVFKPSDKHAGAFAFVNGIEVIPMPDLFDSAILVESSDQLDIKSLTSQTMYRLNVGGQYIPPTNDSALTRDWYDDLPYVTGASLGTTNYASKNVKIQYQDMPEYVAPAEVYSSSRSMGVSKSVTQAFNLTWEFQVDSNFTYLLRLHFCDYHYSKPNQLVFSIFINNQTAEPTADVIGWTGGKAVPTYKDYVTYVKDGSGDQKLLLAMHPSDATKPEFLDALLNGVEIFKLSDTAGNLAGSNPQPSPMLIKAEEEAKSFEKPKDSNVKVLSGAAGGATAFGIVAAICIAFNQRRKRIPGTESQTSSWLPIYGNSHTTGTKSSISGKSTASSHLSAAAQSLCRDFSLIEIKQATKSFDESNVIGVGGFGKVYKGVIDKVTKVAIKRSNPSSEQGVNEFLTEIEMLSKLRHKHLVSLIGFCEEDNEMCLVYDYMARGTLREHIIKTKQPLSWKQRLEICIGAARGLHYLHTGARYTIIHRDVKTTNILLDENWVAKVSDFGLSKTGPNMNNGHVSTVVKGSFGYLDPEYFRRQQLTEKSDIYSFGVVLFEVLCARPALNASLPREQVSLADWALHCKRKGTLEDIIDPHIKQKINPECLKKFADTAEKCLADAGFERPSMGDVLWNLEFSLQLQENKEGSSHSTEKDTSDEILRNRNLAMHYSNLGIGSEHGSVSDESTETNAIFSQIANPKGR, encoded by the coding sequence ATGACGCGCACTCTGATCCTTCATTATTTCTCCATAGCCATGAGCCCCATTACCCATAtttctctatttatcttttgGATATCCTTCATCTTGAATGCCCTCAATGCATGGAGCAACGATTTACAGCCACTGGTTCTGAGCACTGGGTCGGTTAATGGCGGCATAGACATATATGGGCGGAAATGGGGACCAGATGAAAAGTACCTTGATACAAAAGATTCCATTACTACTAAATCCACATACCAAGACCCATCACTTGTCTCTGATATTCCGTACATGACAGGCAGAATTTTCACTTCCGAGGCCTCGTATAAGTTCCCAGTAAAATCTGATAAGCGTTATTGGCTTAGGTTCCATTTTTATCCTTCCGGCGCCGACAACAACTTTAATCCGGCAGACTCCTATTTCTCAGTGGATGCAAATGGTCTCACACTTTTGAAGAATTTCAGTGTCTCAATTACATGTGAAGCCCTTTCACAAGCTTACCTTGTTAGAGAATATTCCCTGGCGCCATTGAATTCGGAGACTTTGACAGTCGTCTTTAAGCCTTCTGATAAGCATGCTGGGGCTTTTGCTTTTGTCAATGGCATCGAGGTGATTCCAATGCCAGACTTGTTTGACTCAGCAATATTGGTGGAGTCCTCCGACCAGTTGGACATAAAGAGCTTGACTTCACAGACAATGTATAGGTTGAATGTTGGTGGGCAGTATATTCCTCCAACCAATGACTCTGCTCTCACTCGTGATTGGTATGACGACTTGCCTTACGTAACGGGTGCTTCATTGGGAACCACCAATTATGCTAGCAAAAATGTTAAGATCCAGTACCAAGATATGCCTGAATATGTGGCTCCTGCTGAGGTTTACAGCTCATCAAGATCAATGGGCGTAAGTAAGAGTGTCACTCAGGCTTTCAACCTAACGTGGGAGTTCCAGGTTGATTCAAATTTCACATATCTTTTGAGGCTACATTTTTGTGACTATCATTATAGCAAACCCAATCAGCTGGTGTTCTCTATCTTCATCAACAATCAAACAGCAGAGCCCACAGCAGATGTGATTGGATGGACTGGGGGAAAAGCAGTGCCAACCTACAAAGATTACGTGACATATGTCAAGGATGGGTCGGGAGATCAAAAGCTTTTGCTGGCAATGCACCCCTCAGACGCTACAAAGCCAGAGTTCTTAGATGCATTACTTAATGGCGTGGAGATATTCAAGTTAAGTGACACGGCTGGAAACTTGGCAGGCTCCAACCCTCAGCCTTCACCTATGCTTATCAAGGCTGAGGAGGAGGCAAAGTCTTTTGAGAAACCAAAAGATAGCAATGTTAAGGTGCTTAGCGGAGCTGCTGGAGGAGCTACAGCCTTTGGCATTGTGGCTGCAATTTGTATCGCTTTCAACCAACGAAGGAAGCGAATCCCTGGAACAGAATCACAAACTTCTAGCTGGCTACCAATCTACGGAAACTCTCACACGACCGGCACCAAATCAAGCATCTCGGGGAAGAGTACGGCTAGCAGTCACCTTTCTGCAGCAGCTCAAAGTCTATGCCGAGACTTCTCATTGATAGAGATAAAACAAGCTACCAAGAGTTTTGATGAGTCTAATGTAATTGGGGTTGGAGGCTTTGGAAAGGTTTACAAGGGAGTTATTGATAAAGTGACCAAAGTGGCAATCAAGAGGTCAAACCCATCTTCTGAACAAGGAGTTAATGAGTTCTTGACAGAAATTGAGATGCTTTCTAAGCTGAGACACAAGCATTTGGTATCTCTGATTGGATTCTGTGAGGAAGATAATGAGATGTGTTTGGTTTATGACTACATGGCACGTGGGACTCTGAGGGAGCATATCATCAAGACCAAACAACCTCTCTCATGGAAGCAAAGGTTGGAGATTTGCATTGGAGCTGCAAGAGGACTTCACTACCTTCACACAGGTGCACGATACACCATCATTCATAGAGATGTCAAAACAACTAACATTCTTTTGGATGAGAATTGGGTTGCCAAGGTTTCAGACTTTGGGCTCTCCAAAACAGGTCCAAATATGAACAATGGCCATGTTAGTACAGTCGTAAAGGGTAGCTTTGGTTATCTGGATCCTGAATATTTCAGGAGGCAACAGTTGACAGAGAAATCCGATATCTACTCATTTGGGGTTGTCCTTTTTGAGGTCTTGTGTGCGAGACCTGCTCTCAATGCTAGCCTTCCAAGGGAACAAGTTAGTCTTGCAGATTGGGCCTTGCACTGCAAACGAAAAGGAACTCTCGAGGATATTATTGATCCTCATATAAAGCAAAAGATCAACCCAGAATGCTTGAAGAAGTTTGCGGATACTGCTGAAAAGTGTTTGGCAGATGCTGGATTCGAACGCCCCTCCATGGGTGATGTGTTGTGGAACCTTGAGTTTTCTCTCCAATTGCAGGAAAACAAGGAGGGTTCAAGCCATTCTACGGAAAAGGACACTTCTGATGAAATCCTAAGAAATCGTAACTTGGCAATGCATTATAGTAATCTAGGCATTGGAAGTGAGCATGGATCAGTAAGTGACGAATCCACGGAAACCAACGCTATCTTCTCACAGATTGCCAATCCCAAAGGGCGATGA